A region from the Curtobacterium sp. MCBA15_012 genome encodes:
- a CDS encoding acetate/propionate family kinase codes for MTAALVVNSGSSSFKYQLIELEDERTLASGLVERIGESSGAWKHTNALTGESTSNDSADVPDHAAGFQAMIDAFAKVGPSFDEHPPAVVGHRVVHGGTTFDRATVVTDEVEGQIEALNSLAPLHNPANLEGIRAAKQVFADVPHVAVFDTAFHQTMPPHAYTYAIPADLAERYQIRRYGMHGTSHKYVSEQAAAFLGRPLSELKTIVLHLGNGASAAAIDGGRSIETSMGLTPLEGLVMGTRSGDLDPAVLLHLHREAGLDFDELDTMLNKQSGLLGLTGNGDMRDVQDAASRGDETAEAALAVYRHRIRRYVGAYTAQLGGLDAVVFTAGVGENNALLRRRVLAGLEHLGIEVDPDRNELASREARRISTDASRVAVLVIPTNEELEIARQSAAVAL; via the coding sequence GTGACCGCAGCCCTCGTCGTCAACTCCGGCTCGAGTTCGTTCAAGTACCAGCTCATCGAGCTCGAGGACGAGCGCACGCTCGCCTCCGGACTGGTCGAGCGCATCGGGGAGTCCTCCGGTGCCTGGAAGCACACCAACGCGCTGACGGGGGAGTCGACCTCGAACGACAGCGCCGACGTCCCCGACCACGCAGCCGGGTTCCAGGCGATGATCGACGCGTTCGCCAAGGTCGGCCCGTCGTTCGACGAGCACCCGCCCGCCGTCGTCGGACACCGCGTCGTCCACGGCGGCACCACGTTCGACCGCGCCACCGTCGTGACGGACGAGGTCGAGGGGCAGATCGAGGCGTTGAACAGCCTCGCACCGCTGCACAACCCGGCGAACCTCGAGGGGATCCGGGCTGCGAAGCAGGTGTTCGCCGACGTGCCGCACGTGGCCGTGTTCGACACCGCGTTCCACCAGACGATGCCGCCGCACGCCTACACGTACGCGATCCCAGCCGACCTCGCCGAGCGGTACCAGATCCGCCGCTACGGCATGCACGGGACGAGCCACAAGTACGTCTCCGAGCAGGCAGCCGCGTTCCTGGGCCGGCCGCTGTCCGAACTCAAGACCATCGTCCTGCACCTCGGCAACGGCGCGTCCGCCGCGGCGATCGACGGTGGCCGGTCCATCGAGACCTCGATGGGGCTGACGCCGCTCGAGGGCCTCGTGATGGGGACGCGCTCGGGCGACCTCGACCCGGCCGTCCTGCTGCACCTGCACCGCGAGGCCGGGCTCGACTTCGACGAACTCGACACCATGCTCAACAAGCAGTCCGGGCTGCTCGGCCTCACCGGCAACGGGGACATGCGGGACGTGCAGGACGCCGCCTCGCGGGGTGACGAGACGGCCGAGGCAGCGCTCGCCGTGTACCGGCACCGCATCCGGCGCTACGTCGGCGCGTACACGGCCCAGCTCGGCGGCCTCGACGCCGTGGTGTTCACGGCCGGCGTCGGGGAGAACAACGCCCTGCTGCGCCGACGGGTGCTCGCCGGCCTCGAGCACCTCGGCATCGAGGTCGACCCGGACCGCAACGAGCTCGCCTCACGCGAGGCGCGCCGGATCTCGACGGACGCCTCGCGGGTCGCGGTGCTCGTGATCCCGACGAACGAGGAACTCGAGATCGCGCGACAGTCCGCCGCGGTCGCGCTCTGA